A genomic region of Litorilinea aerophila contains the following coding sequences:
- the nuoL gene encoding NADH-quinone oxidoreductase subunit L — MFDIAWFLYALPAAGLLVNLLIGHRLSRQAIGWIASGAVIGSFLVALGLLAGLLGLPAEERIITVHLWDWITIGSFHVAAALLIDPLSVTMALIVTGVGALIHIYSISYMEHDERFQRFFIYLNLFILAMLVLVMSDSFLGMFVGWEGVGLASYLLIGFWFDRRDDSYGYYADAGKKAFLVNRVGDFGMIIAMLMLWTSLGSLTFLEVFEAAEHGLAAGTATVICLLLLLGATGKSAQIPLYVWLPDAMAGPTPVSALIHAATMVTAGIYMIARTNVLWHMTPVASGTAAWIGALTALLAASIALVQVDLKKILAYSTISQLGYMMLGVGVGAYGAAIFHLVTHAFFKALLFLAAGSVMHALDGELDIRKMGGLREKMPVTYRTFLIGAAALAGIPLMSGFFSKDAILLGALSQNVVLYAIGLFTALLTAFYSFRAVFVPFHGTPRDQRLYNHAHESPPLMTGPLWVLAILSIFGGVLNLPFVLTLERWLEPALGHHEEPLLTLELIAITLSVIVAVFGFLMAYARYQTNEAWPRRLASPFAALQPVVEHKWYVDEFYMAVVVNPVRRLADWFAQVVDKQWIDGAVNGVGRLSLAWGEQIRRLQNGVVPAYALSILLGVVAVVAYFVFGA, encoded by the coding sequence ATGTTTGACATCGCGTGGTTCTTGTATGCCTTGCCCGCGGCCGGTCTCCTGGTCAACCTGCTGATCGGTCATCGGCTGAGCAGGCAGGCCATCGGCTGGATCGCGTCAGGGGCGGTGATCGGCTCGTTTCTGGTGGCCCTGGGCCTTTTGGCAGGTCTGCTGGGCCTGCCCGCCGAGGAACGGATCATCACCGTCCACTTGTGGGACTGGATAACCATCGGTTCCTTCCATGTGGCCGCGGCCCTGCTCATCGACCCCCTGAGCGTGACCATGGCCCTGATCGTGACAGGTGTGGGCGCGCTGATCCACATCTACTCCATCAGCTACATGGAGCACGATGAGCGCTTCCAGCGCTTCTTCATCTACCTGAACTTGTTCATCCTGGCCATGCTGGTCCTGGTCATGAGCGACAGCTTCCTGGGCATGTTCGTGGGCTGGGAAGGCGTGGGCCTGGCCTCCTACCTGCTCATCGGCTTCTGGTTCGACCGGCGGGACGACAGCTACGGCTACTATGCTGATGCGGGGAAGAAGGCCTTCCTGGTCAACCGGGTGGGCGACTTCGGCATGATCATCGCCATGCTGATGCTGTGGACCAGCCTGGGTTCCCTCACCTTCCTGGAGGTCTTCGAGGCGGCCGAGCATGGCCTGGCTGCAGGCACGGCCACGGTGATCTGCCTCTTGCTGCTGCTGGGGGCCACGGGTAAGAGCGCCCAGATCCCCCTCTACGTCTGGCTGCCGGACGCCATGGCCGGCCCCACGCCGGTCTCGGCCCTCATCCACGCGGCCACCATGGTGACCGCGGGCATCTACATGATCGCCCGTACCAACGTGCTGTGGCACATGACGCCGGTCGCGTCGGGCACGGCCGCCTGGATCGGCGCCCTGACGGCCCTGCTGGCCGCCAGCATTGCCCTGGTCCAGGTGGATCTGAAGAAAATCCTGGCCTATTCCACCATCTCCCAGCTGGGCTACATGATGCTGGGCGTTGGGGTGGGCGCGTACGGTGCCGCCATCTTCCACCTGGTCACCCACGCCTTTTTTAAGGCCCTTCTCTTCCTGGCTGCGGGTAGCGTCATGCACGCCCTGGATGGCGAGCTGGACATCCGCAAGATGGGTGGCCTGCGGGAAAAGATGCCTGTGACCTACCGCACCTTCCTGATTGGCGCGGCAGCCCTGGCCGGCATCCCGCTGATGTCCGGCTTCTTCTCCAAGGATGCCATCCTGCTGGGGGCCCTGAGCCAGAATGTGGTGCTGTATGCGATCGGGCTGTTCACAGCCTTGTTGACCGCCTTTTACAGCTTCCGGGCCGTCTTCGTACCCTTCCATGGCACCCCGCGTGACCAGCGGCTTTACAACCACGCCCACGAGAGCCCCCCGCTGATGACCGGGCCCCTGTGGGTGCTGGCCATCCTCTCCATCTTTGGCGGCGTCCTGAACCTGCCCTTTGTGCTCACCCTGGAGCGCTGGCTGGAGCCGGCCCTGGGGCACCACGAGGAGCCCCTGCTCACCCTGGAGCTCATCGCCATCACCTTGAGCGTGATTGTGGCCGTCTTTGGCTTCTTGATGGCCTATGCCCGCTACCAGACCAACGAAGCCTGGCCCCGGCGGCTGGCGTCCCCGTTTGCGGCTCTCCAGCCGGTGGTGGAGCACAAATGGTATGTGGATGAATTCTACATGGCCGTGGTGGTCAACCCGGTGCGCAGGCTGGCCGACTGGTTCGCCCAGGTGGTGGACAAGCAGTGGATCGACGGCGCGGTCAATGGCGTGGGACGCCTGAGCCTGGCCTGGGGCGAGCAGATCCGGCGGCTGCAGAACGGGGTGGTGCCGGCCTACGCCCTGAGCATCCTGTTGGGCGTGGTCGCTGTGGTCGCCTACTTTGTCTTCGGCGCGTAA
- the nuoK gene encoding NADH-quinone oxidoreductase subunit NuoK has protein sequence MVPTSYYLILSGVIFMIGATGVLLRRNALIILMCVEMMLNSVNLTLIALSRQWDNLNGQIFVFMIMAVAAAEVAVGLAIVLAHTRHSKTTNIDEINLMKW, from the coding sequence GTGGTTCCAACCAGTTACTACCTGATCCTCAGCGGCGTCATCTTCATGATCGGCGCCACCGGTGTGCTACTCCGACGCAACGCGCTCATCATCCTCATGTGCGTCGAAATGATGCTCAACAGCGTCAACCTGACCCTGATCGCGTTGAGCCGCCAGTGGGACAACCTGAACGGCCAGATCTTCGTGTTTATGATCATGGCCGTGGCTGCGGCGGAGGTGGCCGTGGGGCTGGCCATCGTCCTGGCCCACACTCGCCACAGCAAGACGACCAACATCGATGAAATCAATTTGATGAAGTGGTAG
- a CDS encoding NADH-quinone oxidoreductase subunit J family protein, which translates to MSLPVLFFILVGALSFAAAIGVVASRQPVHSALFLLTHFVTLAVLYVTLEAQFLAAAQVIIYAGGIVVLILFVIMLIGSQEIEGVAAHRSWTPFVGITLGLIMVATMVYTLVPSFQGVEPAPTVIQGGIPEAVGMSLFTRYILPFELAAVLLLVALLGALLLARRPKDEVQR; encoded by the coding sequence ATGTCCCTTCCAGTGCTCTTTTTCATCCTGGTGGGCGCCCTCAGCTTCGCGGCAGCCATTGGGGTGGTGGCCAGCCGCCAGCCTGTGCACAGCGCGCTCTTTCTGTTGACCCATTTCGTCACCCTGGCCGTGCTGTACGTCACCCTGGAGGCTCAGTTCCTGGCTGCGGCCCAGGTTATCATCTACGCCGGCGGCATTGTGGTGCTGATCCTCTTCGTGATCATGCTCATCGGCAGCCAGGAGATCGAAGGGGTGGCAGCCCACCGCTCGTGGACGCCTTTTGTGGGCATCACCCTGGGCCTGATCATGGTGGCCACCATGGTCTACACCCTGGTGCCCAGCTTCCAGGGCGTCGAACCTGCCCCCACGGTCATCCAGGGCGGCATTCCCGAGGCAGTGGGCATGAGCCTGTTCACCCGCTACATCCTGCCCTTTGAACTGGCAGCCGTTCTCCTGCTGGTGGCCTTGTTGGGCGCCCTGCTGCTGGCCCGCCGGCCCAAGGACGAAGTGCAACGCTAA
- the nuoI gene encoding NADH-quinone oxidoreductase subunit NuoI — protein sequence MAIHDFIKGAIDIGKAMGVSLKALRQKPVTIEYPRDAAPLYPRFRGRHELRRYENGLERCIGCMLCEAACPTGAIYVEAAENDPEHPTSPGERYAKVYEINLLRCVFCGDCEEACPTEAIVLGHEFAMANYSRRDLILTKEQLLNPPEPHVIIRPE from the coding sequence ATGGCCATCCATGACTTTATCAAGGGAGCAATTGACATCGGCAAGGCGATGGGCGTCTCTCTGAAGGCGCTGCGCCAGAAACCGGTGACCATCGAATACCCTCGGGACGCGGCTCCCCTGTACCCTCGCTTCCGGGGTCGCCATGAGCTGCGCCGGTATGAAAACGGCCTGGAGCGGTGCATCGGCTGCATGCTCTGTGAGGCCGCCTGTCCCACGGGCGCCATCTACGTGGAGGCAGCGGAGAATGACCCAGAGCACCCGACTTCGCCCGGCGAGCGCTATGCGAAAGTATACGAGATCAACCTGCTGCGCTGTGTCTTCTGTGGCGACTGTGAAGAGGCCTGCCCCACCGAGGCCATTGTCCTGGGGCATGAGTTTGCCATGGCCAACTACAGCCGGCGGGACCTGATCCTGACCAAGGAGCAGCTGTTGAACCCGCCCGAACCGCACGTCATCATCCGCCCGGAGTAA
- the nuoH gene encoding NADH-quinone oxidoreductase subunit NuoH encodes MDWLNLVILPVLRSIVLAFVLLTGAAYLTWFERKLLARFQVRYGPNRAGRFGLLQPAADAVKAMFKEEIVPRHVDKPVYLLAPALALMPALVIWAVIPVAKGVPAVADVKIGFLWILAIAGVETYGVILAGWSSNNNYSLLGALRSSAQMISYELPLGLFLVSILILAGGFSLVELVETPRAWWEWLWLWIMFPLFFICILAETNRSPFDLPETENELVAGYQTEYGGMKFSLFMIAEYINMITTSTIMATLFFGGYKLPFGIGSEILPFLGPFILAAKVIALLFLFIWVRASVSRPRYDQLMRFTWKQLLPLSLAYMIITAVLTVLFK; translated from the coding sequence ATGGATTGGCTGAACCTTGTCATCTTACCGGTCCTTCGCTCCATCGTCCTGGCCTTCGTGCTCTTGACCGGCGCTGCGTACCTGACCTGGTTCGAGCGCAAGTTGCTGGCCCGCTTTCAGGTCCGCTATGGCCCCAACCGGGCCGGCCGTTTTGGCCTGCTGCAGCCGGCGGCGGACGCGGTGAAGGCCATGTTCAAAGAGGAGATTGTGCCCCGGCATGTGGACAAGCCGGTCTATCTGCTGGCGCCGGCCCTGGCCCTGATGCCGGCCCTGGTGATCTGGGCGGTGATCCCGGTGGCCAAGGGGGTGCCAGCGGTGGCCGACGTCAAGATCGGCTTCCTCTGGATCCTGGCCATTGCCGGCGTGGAGACCTACGGCGTCATCCTGGCTGGCTGGAGCAGCAACAACAACTACTCCCTGCTGGGCGCCCTGCGCTCGTCGGCCCAGATGATCTCCTACGAACTGCCCCTGGGCCTTTTTCTGGTCAGCATCCTGATCCTGGCGGGCGGGTTTAGCCTGGTGGAGCTGGTGGAAACCCCCCGGGCCTGGTGGGAATGGCTCTGGCTGTGGATCATGTTCCCCCTCTTCTTCATCTGCATCCTGGCCGAGACCAACCGCAGCCCCTTCGACCTGCCGGAGACGGAAAATGAGCTGGTGGCGGGCTATCAGACGGAATATGGGGGGATGAAATTCTCCCTGTTCATGATCGCCGAATACATCAACATGATCACCACCAGCACCATCATGGCTACCCTCTTTTTCGGGGGCTACAAGCTGCCCTTTGGCATCGGCAGCGAAATTCTCCCCTTTTTGGGACCGTTCATCCTGGCAGCCAAGGTGATCGCCCTGCTCTTCCTGTTCATCTGGGTGCGGGCCAGTGTCAGCCGGCCCCGCTATGACCAGCTGATGCGCTTCACCTGGAAACAGTTGCTGCCTTTGAGCCTGGCCTACATGATCATCACAGCGGTGCTGACGGTGTTGTTCAAATAA
- the nuoG gene encoding NADH-quinone oxidoreductase subunit NuoG yields MTEQVTLTIDGQEVTVPAGTLVVDAAAKLRIEIPVFCSHPKLDPVACCRMCLVEIDGPRGPMLQTACSVPVRDGMVVRTNTEQVKATQEANLAFILLNHPLDCPICDKGGECPLQDQTMRFGPGISQLVEPKRHKQKHYLISDTIVLDQERCVICWRCIRYLEEWEDKPQLGLFERGGATIIDIQDGKPVDAKTSGNIIDICPVGALTNRVARFAFRPWEIERTPSVCNHCSIGCNIRLDSRTHTVRRIVGRENMQVNDQWICDKGRFAHAWVNSQERLTMPLVRKNGELVPTSWKEAIQTVADRLREIKERHGPNAIGGIGSAKLSNESNYLFQRFMRELIGTNNIDHRDGAEVAALPTGLPALADVMKPQYGPDPKVDTIFLFGVDPSEELPILDLHLKRAVRRGGARLIIAHPRKIELTRYNGPYLGYRPGTEATLLNGLTKAALAVNEGEKPRVEQMVADVTEQQLQELCGVDPATVQEAARLLAESKQALIIYGPMVARGANGQNVVNGLINLAMATGHYERLAYVGLEANSQGVRDMGVLPNQLPGYASLDDPEARQRLERLWGCQLPTDPGLTYRQMLDGAGQAIKALYIMGANPASERPTWAANLDKLDFLVVQELFLTETAQKADVVLPAVSWAECDGTFTNLERRVQRAPKAVQNPHSKAAPDWMILDHLAVRMGVNWPYADEQAITREISQAIPFYGGLTWDALGDQGLQWDAAAVRPRPAYRKVQQPPLPAADGDEFTLVTGTVLYDGGTLFRLTTQMQNMAFGPVAGFNPADAERLGIQDGAEVQVGNDHGQLTLKAVRHAQVQPGTVWIPESLPGAPVGALLNGSDVETVRVKTR; encoded by the coding sequence ATGACCGAACAAGTAACCCTTACCATTGATGGCCAGGAGGTGACCGTACCGGCCGGCACTCTGGTGGTGGACGCGGCGGCCAAACTCCGGATCGAAATCCCGGTCTTCTGCAGCCACCCCAAGCTGGACCCGGTAGCCTGTTGCCGCATGTGCCTGGTGGAAATCGACGGCCCCCGGGGCCCCATGCTCCAGACGGCCTGTTCGGTCCCCGTTCGGGACGGCATGGTGGTTCGCACCAACACCGAACAGGTGAAGGCCACCCAGGAGGCCAACCTGGCCTTCATTCTGCTCAACCACCCGCTGGATTGCCCCATCTGCGACAAGGGCGGCGAATGTCCCCTCCAGGACCAGACCATGCGCTTCGGCCCTGGCATCAGCCAGCTGGTGGAACCCAAGCGCCACAAGCAAAAGCACTACCTGATCTCCGATACCATCGTGCTGGATCAGGAGCGCTGCGTGATCTGCTGGCGCTGCATCCGCTACCTGGAGGAGTGGGAGGACAAGCCCCAGTTGGGCCTCTTTGAACGGGGCGGCGCCACCATCATCGACATCCAGGATGGCAAGCCAGTGGACGCCAAGACCAGCGGCAACATCATCGACATCTGCCCGGTGGGCGCCCTCACCAACCGGGTGGCCCGCTTCGCCTTCCGCCCGTGGGAGATCGAGCGCACCCCCAGCGTCTGCAACCACTGCTCCATCGGCTGCAACATCCGCCTGGACAGCCGGACCCATACCGTGCGCCGCATTGTGGGGCGGGAGAACATGCAGGTCAACGACCAGTGGATCTGCGACAAGGGGCGCTTCGCCCACGCCTGGGTCAACAGCCAGGAACGCCTCACCATGCCCCTGGTGCGCAAGAATGGCGAATTGGTTCCCACCTCCTGGAAAGAAGCCATCCAGACGGTGGCCGACCGCCTGCGGGAGATCAAGGAACGGCACGGCCCCAACGCCATCGGCGGCATCGGCAGTGCCAAGCTGAGCAACGAGAGCAACTACCTCTTCCAGCGCTTCATGCGGGAGCTCATCGGCACCAACAACATCGACCACCGGGACGGGGCCGAAGTGGCTGCCCTGCCCACCGGCCTGCCCGCGCTGGCCGATGTGATGAAGCCCCAGTACGGCCCCGACCCCAAGGTGGATACCATCTTCCTCTTCGGGGTGGACCCGTCGGAAGAGCTGCCCATCCTGGACCTGCACCTGAAGCGGGCCGTGCGCCGGGGTGGCGCCCGCCTGATCATCGCCCACCCCCGCAAGATCGAACTGACCCGCTACAACGGCCCCTACCTGGGCTACCGGCCCGGCACCGAAGCGACCCTGCTCAACGGCCTGACCAAGGCTGCCCTGGCCGTCAACGAAGGTGAAAAGCCCCGGGTGGAACAGATGGTGGCCGACGTGACCGAGCAGCAGCTTCAGGAGCTGTGCGGCGTGGACCCGGCCACTGTCCAGGAAGCGGCCCGCCTGCTGGCCGAGAGCAAGCAGGCCCTGATCATCTACGGGCCCATGGTGGCCCGAGGCGCCAACGGCCAGAATGTGGTCAACGGGCTGATCAACCTGGCCATGGCCACCGGCCACTACGAACGACTGGCCTACGTGGGCCTGGAGGCCAACAGCCAGGGCGTGCGGGACATGGGCGTCTTGCCCAACCAGCTGCCCGGCTACGCCAGCCTGGATGACCCGGAGGCCCGCCAGCGCCTGGAGCGGCTCTGGGGCTGCCAGCTTCCCACCGACCCGGGCCTGACCTACCGCCAGATGCTGGACGGCGCCGGCCAGGCCATCAAGGCCCTCTACATCATGGGGGCCAACCCGGCCAGCGAACGGCCCACCTGGGCGGCCAACCTGGACAAGCTGGACTTCCTGGTGGTGCAGGAGCTCTTCCTCACCGAAACCGCCCAGAAGGCGGACGTGGTCCTGCCCGCGGTGAGCTGGGCCGAATGCGACGGCACCTTCACCAACCTGGAGCGCCGGGTCCAGCGGGCGCCCAAGGCTGTCCAGAACCCCCACAGCAAGGCCGCGCCCGACTGGATGATCCTGGATCATCTGGCTGTGCGCATGGGGGTGAACTGGCCCTACGCCGACGAGCAGGCCATCACCCGGGAGATCAGCCAGGCCATCCCCTTCTACGGGGGGCTCACCTGGGACGCGCTGGGCGACCAGGGCTTGCAGTGGGACGCTGCGGCAGTTCGCCCGCGGCCAGCCTACCGCAAAGTGCAGCAGCCTCCGCTCCCGGCAGCCGACGGGGACGAGTTCACCCTGGTGACGGGCACCGTCCTCTACGATGGCGGCACCCTCTTCCGGCTGACCACCCAGATGCAGAACATGGCCTTTGGGCCGGTGGCCGGCTTCAACCCCGCCGACGCCGAGCGGCTGGGCATCCAGGACGGGGCAGAGGTCCAGGTGGGCAACGACCACGGGCAGCTGACCCTGAAGGCCGTGCGCCATGCCCAGGTGCAGCCGGGCACAGTCTGGATTCCGGAAAGCCTGCCCGGGGCGCCTGTGGGGGCGTTGCTCAACGGCAGCGACGTGGAAACTGTCCGGGTCAAAACCAGGTAA
- the nuoF gene encoding NADH-quinone oxidoreductase subunit NuoF: MMLSESVRAEIQKWMALYPEGRQRSAILPALYVIQREFGYCPVEAQNELAEMLGLEPAEVGAVVGFYNMFHEEPVGDYHVEVCTNVPCMLRGAKQCMHHFEEKLGIHHGEKTADGKFALDHMECLGSCGTAPMAMVTEMKTGKIRYFENLDSAEDVQRVLDLIQSGKAFQTVERWTPEGDPELEGKGAGPYRHGGMEPRFLMARVDQENSHRIDTYEADGGYATARRVLTEMKPEEVVEQVKASGIRGRGGAGFPTGVKWGFLAPAFPRYLVVNADESEPGTFKDRIIMEYDPHQLIEGIILSAYAIQAELAFIYIRGEYYFAYTRLVEAVQEAKEKGYLGKNIFGTDKNLEIVVHRGAGAYECGEETALLTSLEGYRGHPRMKPPFPAVEGLYAKPTIVNNVESICNVTHVMRHGVEWYRSFGTEKSPGMRIFCLSGNVKYPGLYELPHATPLSELIHKYGGGPQDDSAPIKAIVPGGLSMKLLTADQIDTPLDYESMQEAGSLLGSAGVIVIDERQSMVEVALRTLAFYREESCGKCTPCREGTGWLESILMRIQNGGGRDQDLELMEYITRFIAGKSFCPFGDAAVWGLQSNLAKFRHEFIEYIDRTNPDNIGPAIPIRPIYRPDVEQPSKLRDSTLKPLGESPLLRDHVVGD, from the coding sequence ATGATGCTCTCTGAATCTGTTCGAGCAGAAATCCAAAAGTGGATGGCCCTCTATCCGGAAGGGCGCCAGCGTTCGGCCATCCTGCCGGCCCTGTATGTGATCCAGCGGGAATTTGGCTACTGCCCGGTGGAAGCCCAGAATGAGCTGGCGGAGATGTTGGGCCTGGAGCCGGCCGAAGTGGGCGCGGTGGTGGGCTTCTACAACATGTTCCACGAAGAGCCCGTGGGAGACTACCACGTGGAGGTGTGCACCAACGTGCCCTGTATGTTGCGGGGGGCCAAACAGTGCATGCACCACTTCGAGGAAAAGCTGGGCATCCACCACGGCGAGAAGACGGCCGACGGCAAGTTCGCCCTGGACCACATGGAATGTCTGGGCTCCTGCGGCACGGCCCCCATGGCTATGGTCACCGAGATGAAAACCGGCAAGATCCGCTATTTTGAAAACCTGGACTCGGCCGAAGATGTGCAGCGGGTGCTCGACCTGATCCAGAGCGGCAAGGCCTTCCAGACGGTGGAACGCTGGACCCCCGAAGGAGACCCCGAGCTGGAGGGCAAGGGCGCCGGCCCCTACCGCCACGGCGGCATGGAACCCCGCTTCCTGATGGCCCGGGTGGATCAGGAAAACAGCCACCGGATCGATACCTACGAGGCCGATGGAGGCTACGCCACGGCCCGCCGGGTCCTGACCGAGATGAAGCCGGAAGAGGTGGTGGAACAGGTCAAAGCCAGCGGCATCCGGGGCCGGGGTGGTGCCGGCTTCCCCACCGGCGTCAAGTGGGGGTTCCTGGCGCCGGCCTTCCCCCGCTACCTGGTGGTCAACGCCGACGAATCGGAGCCCGGCACCTTTAAAGATCGCATCATCATGGAGTATGACCCCCACCAGCTCATCGAGGGCATCATCCTGAGTGCCTACGCCATCCAGGCCGAGCTGGCCTTCATCTACATTCGGGGGGAATACTACTTCGCCTACACCCGCCTGGTGGAGGCCGTCCAGGAAGCCAAGGAAAAGGGCTACCTGGGTAAAAACATCTTCGGCACCGACAAAAACCTGGAAATTGTGGTCCACCGGGGCGCCGGCGCATACGAATGTGGCGAGGAGACAGCCCTCCTGACCAGCCTGGAGGGCTACCGGGGACATCCCCGCATGAAGCCCCCCTTCCCGGCGGTGGAAGGGCTCTACGCCAAACCCACCATCGTCAACAACGTGGAGTCCATCTGCAACGTGACCCACGTCATGCGCCACGGCGTGGAGTGGTACCGGAGCTTCGGCACCGAGAAGAGCCCGGGCATGCGCATCTTCTGCCTGAGCGGCAACGTGAAGTACCCGGGCCTCTACGAGTTGCCCCACGCCACGCCCCTCTCCGAGCTGATCCACAAGTACGGCGGCGGCCCCCAGGACGACAGCGCGCCCATCAAAGCCATCGTGCCCGGCGGCCTCTCCATGAAACTGCTCACCGCGGACCAGATCGACACTCCCCTGGACTACGAAAGCATGCAAGAGGCTGGATCCCTCCTGGGCTCCGCGGGGGTCATCGTCATCGACGAACGCCAGTCCATGGTGGAAGTGGCCCTGCGCACCCTTGCCTTCTACCGGGAGGAGAGCTGCGGCAAATGCACCCCATGCCGAGAAGGCACCGGCTGGCTGGAAAGCATCCTCATGCGCATCCAGAACGGCGGCGGCCGGGACCAGGACCTGGAGCTGATGGAGTACATCACCCGCTTCATCGCAGGCAAAAGCTTCTGCCCCTTTGGGGATGCCGCGGTCTGGGGTCTGCAGAGCAACCTGGCCAAGTTCCGCCATGAGTTCATCGAGTACATCGACCGCACCAACCCGGACAACATCGGCCCGGCCATTCCCATCCGCCCCATCTACCGGCCGGATGTGGAACAGCCCAGCAAGCTGCGGGACAGCACCCTCAAGCCGCTGGGAGAGTCGCCGCTGCTGCGGGACCACGTGGTTGGAGACTAA
- the nuoD gene encoding NADH dehydrogenase (quinone) subunit D codes for MHRENMIINLGPHHPSTHGVLRLVVELDGETVVNVDPDLGYLHSGFEKTGENKRYKDFVYYTDRMDYLSSMSNNLGYVLAVEKLLGLEIPERAQVIRVIMAELQRIASHLFWLGTHVLDVSGTGMSLLMYATRERERILDLFEMVCGARLTLSYIRIGGVWKDLPPAFIEHLRDFLRVMPGYIDDYEAMLTESPIWQERLEGIGVLSREDVIDMGLTGPMLRGSGVDWDLRRDMPYSGYENYDFKVPVFNEGDSYSRYLVRMEEMRQSLRIIEQALNNLPDGLYRTDDRKVTPPPRAELDISMEALIHHFKLMTEGFRVPPGMVYHGIEASKGELGFYIYSDGSAVPYRLHVRGPSFNNLFAISKMCKGEMLSDVITNIGTIDIVLGEVDR; via the coding sequence ATGCACCGGGAAAACATGATCATCAACCTGGGCCCCCACCACCCCAGCACCCACGGCGTTCTACGCCTGGTGGTGGAGCTGGACGGCGAGACGGTGGTCAATGTAGACCCAGACCTGGGCTACCTGCACAGCGGCTTTGAAAAGACGGGCGAGAACAAGCGCTACAAGGACTTCGTCTACTACACCGACCGCATGGACTACCTCTCGTCCATGAGCAACAACCTGGGCTATGTGCTGGCTGTGGAGAAATTGCTGGGGCTGGAGATCCCCGAGCGGGCCCAGGTGATCCGGGTCATCATGGCCGAGCTCCAGCGCATCGCCTCCCACCTCTTCTGGCTGGGCACCCACGTGCTGGACGTCTCCGGCACCGGCATGAGCCTGCTCATGTACGCCACCCGGGAGCGAGAACGGATCCTGGATCTCTTTGAGATGGTCTGCGGCGCCCGTCTGACCCTCAGCTACATCCGCATCGGCGGCGTCTGGAAGGACTTGCCGCCCGCGTTCATCGAGCACCTGCGGGACTTCCTGCGGGTGATGCCCGGCTACATCGACGACTACGAGGCCATGCTCACCGAATCGCCCATCTGGCAGGAGCGGCTGGAGGGGATCGGTGTTCTCAGCCGAGAAGATGTCATCGACATGGGCCTGACCGGCCCCATGCTGCGGGGCAGTGGCGTGGACTGGGATCTGCGCCGGGACATGCCCTACTCCGGCTATGAGAATTACGACTTCAAAGTCCCGGTCTTCAACGAAGGGGACAGCTACAGCCGCTATCTGGTGCGCATGGAAGAGATGCGCCAGAGCCTGCGCATCATCGAGCAGGCGCTGAACAACCTGCCGGACGGCCTCTACCGCACCGACGACCGCAAGGTGACGCCGCCCCCGCGCGCCGAGCTGGACATCAGCATGGAAGCTCTGATCCATCACTTCAAGTTGATGACCGAAGGCTTCCGGGTGCCGCCGGGGATGGTCTATCACGGCATCGAAGCCAGCAAGGGTGAACTGGGCTTCTACATTTACAGCGACGGTTCGGCCGTCCCCTATCGCCTGCATGTGCGTGGGCCGAGCTTCAACAACCTCTTCGCCATCAGCAAGATGTGCAAGGGGGAGATGCTGTCGGACGTGATTACCAATATCGGGACGATCGACATCGTGCTGGGTGAAGTGGATCGCTAG
- a CDS encoding NADH-quinone oxidoreductase subunit B, producing MGLEEKLPEGILTARLESLVNWGRQNSTWPLLFGLACCAMEMIATSTARFDIARYGSELFRASPRQADLMIVSGRVSNKMAPVVKRIYDQMLEPKWVIAMGICASAGGPFNNYAIIQGVDKLIPVDVYIPGCPPRPEALLYGLDKLREKQGRETFAKYRRAEIARAMVGPEEIESLESLRQKEAA from the coding sequence ATGGGCCTTGAAGAAAAATTGCCAGAAGGGATTCTCACCGCCAGGCTAGAAAGCCTGGTCAACTGGGGCCGACAGAACAGCACCTGGCCCCTCCTGTTTGGCCTGGCCTGCTGTGCCATGGAGATGATCGCCACCAGCACCGCGCGCTTCGATATCGCCCGCTATGGCTCAGAGCTCTTCCGGGCCAGCCCCCGCCAGGCCGACCTCATGATCGTCTCCGGCCGGGTGAGCAACAAGATGGCGCCGGTGGTCAAGCGGATCTACGACCAGATGTTGGAGCCCAAATGGGTGATCGCCATGGGCATCTGCGCCAGCGCCGGCGGCCCCTTCAACAACTACGCCATCATCCAGGGCGTGGACAAGCTGATCCCGGTGGACGTCTACATCCCCGGCTGCCCACCCAGGCCCGAAGCCCTGCTCTATGGCCTGGACAAGCTGCGGGAAAAACAAGGACGGGAGACCTTTGCCAAGTATCGGCGGGCGGAAATCGCCCGGGCCATGGTCGGCCCAGAGGAGATCGAATCCCTGGAATCCCTGCGGCAAAAAGAGGCCGCCTAG